The genomic window AATTTCACCTAACCCTTAGGAATtttttcaaaaacacataaagatgtttaaatgcctttttaaaatgcctttaCCTTGCCCTGTGATGAGTGACATAGTCATTTGCTTCTTATCTAAAGGCTAGAGTCATGGAAAAAtactgggaaaaataaataccACTTAGCCACAGGGATTTTTGCTGGCATGGAAAATCCTCAGTTCTTCAAAAGATACGAAGAAAACCCAAGAGGCAAACAGTTTCTCCCTTCGGTACCTTTTTTGTTCTCCCAGGATTTATACTGCACTCAGTAATCCTGTAGCTGCAGTCTTAGAGTCCTGTTTGACCATTTTGTCTTTGCCTGCACCTCTTCAACTAGTTGCCCTGGTTTTAATACAGCCCTACACGTGCTACAGTTTCTACTGTACTTTTGTGACAAAGAAGGAAAGTAACGTGGCACTCAAAGAAAATGCTAAAAATGTGCAACTCAAATCCatcaaaataatgaaatttgGAGCTATGCCAGGAATTTAATTTTAGGAGTTCCTCCTGGCGTGCTGTAATATCTCACTTTTAAATTTACAACTTTCTGAGACTCTGGCAGTGTCTGTGTGCAGTGAGTCATTGGCATTGACAATTGCATCCCAGTGCAAAAGAGAGCATTAAAATTCCCCCCAAGTGCGCTGTGTTAGGCACTGTAGGGTGACGCTGGCAAGGGGGTTTATTTACAGATGCGaacaggacagggctgctgggaaagtgcctcaagctatttattttttcagcatcagtctcattacatgattATGATAATGGGAAGATGCTAACAGCTCACAATCTAGGCAGCAGGCCAgaaaacttaatgttacaacttactttataatcttcttgaccaatcacacaaagcaaaagcatattgacagtagttccatccaatcactataagcacacgtacctttggttagaacaatgcttgcttatttcgaATACAATACCTGTTTGTAAGAGACaacgcacagagctccattattaagctttaaccttcctagtatcttgctagataaactttctgcAACTTAGAAAGCTATTCAGACCTATTCAGACAAGCTTTAATACATAGGtttattgttctatttgcccttgccttttctacagtttaaataatttttctgctgacctatctcatgacTGTTGCTTTAGCACTGTTCACAATTCTGCTGtatctgaggcctgccttttgcagctttcctaaAACCCTCCAATTTTATTGCtgaaaaatttgcatttttcattgaCTAATCATTCACTAATTTGTTATCCTTATCTTCTTTTCAGGCAACTGCTGTGAAATTAGGTGTCTTGAAAAAGTTGATGACTTCTCGGAGAGGCACAAACAATGGGGACTAGATTATTTTCTGGAGGTGCTATATCTACTAAAGTTTGTAGCTTGATTAAAATTTGTTAAAATAACCTGCTTCGCACCTTGCTTATTCTTATATCTCTCATTTTAAAATGAGGCATTCTTAAAGCaggggttttttccattttgcttaCTGAGTCAGCTCTCCTACACAGCTGCCTTTACTACCTTGAGTTGTGAACAGCTTTTCTTAAACTCCATGCACAAAAAGCCATTGCCAAAGCATACCTTTTTCTTCCATATCAGTTCAAATCATGAGAgcgaagaaaaagaaatgttcctGTTCCTTTTCCGCCATTGCAGGTTGATGCTGTCTGCCTGGTGTTCTGCATTTTGCATTCTGATGAGGCAACTCAGCCTTGTcagccagcagccctggcagtgtgGCAGCTGCAGTTCAAACACTGTTTTATGGGGCACTGGCCGTgcaccaggctgggcagagaggTGAGAAGCTGCTGCAAGTTGGTTCTCTCCATCCCTGTGAATATATGTCAAGTGAAGAGCTGGCAGTGAGCAGGCAAGGCAAGGAAGCAGCTGCCAAGAGGAAATTACCATCCAGCAAGCAAGGCTGGAGGAAAGTAGACTGGATGACAGGGAGGAATGGGTGGAAAATGTCCTGAGAGCACCTGATGTTATTGCTAAACCATTCTCCATCATATCTGAAAGGTCATGGAGTATGGGAGGGGTGACTGAGGacctctccttttccttttttggaGGAAAACCAATGTCGCTCCAGTCTTGAAAAAGCGCAAGAAGGAGGACCTAGGAAACTATAGGCCAGTCAATCTCACCTTCATGCTTGGAACAACCCAACTTGGATGTCATCTCTAAGCAAGTGGAGGGAAAGAAGGTTATCAGGAGTATTTTACCACAGGAAATGGGCTGGGTTAGTGGACAGTGAGGTAGGTTGAGAACTGTCTGCGTGGTGGAGCTCAGTGTTGTGATGAGGCTAGTTGGAGGGCTTTAGCAAGCAGTGTTCTCATGGGTCAGTACTGGATCCAGTCTTGTTCACCTTATTAATCAGTGACCTGAATGAAGGGACAGGGTGCACCTGCAGTAAGTTTGATCATGATACAAAACTAGGGGGAGTGGCTGACACATCACAGTGCTCTGCAGCCACGCTGCAACACCTGGACAGGCACAGGAGCCGGGGAGAGAGTGATGTTCAGAGAAGGcaagtgcagggtcctgcacctggggaagaAAATCCCagggtcccagcacaggctgggggttGACCTGCTGGAAAGCAACTCTGCAGAGAGGGACCTGGGAGTCCAGCAAGTTAACCAGCAGTGTGCCCTTGTGTCCAAAAAGGCCAGGGGTGTCCTGGGGTGAATTAGGAAGAGTGTGGTCAAcaggttgagggaggtgatcctgcccttCTACTCAaccctggtgaggccacatctggagtgctgtgtccagttctgggttcCTCAGTGTAAGAGAGACCTCAACATGAAGCAGGTCCAGCAGAGGACCTTAGAGATGGATGGGAGACTGGAGCATCTTGCTTATGAGGAAAGCCTGAGAGAGCCATTGTGTATCCTGGATAGGAGGCAACTGAGAAGGGACCATCAATGCTTGCAAATATCTTTAAGGGCAGTTGACAAGAGGATGGGACAGGACTTTACAGTGGTGCCCGGGGATGGGAAAAGGGGCAAAAGGCACcaactgaaacacaggaagtTCCATCTGAATATGAGAAAAATCTTCTCTACTTTGAGGTTGACAGAGCACAGCAACTTCTACCCTTTGCAGCTTGTTTTGAAAGGAAAGGTATGATTGCAGTGTAGTGTATCCTAATTCGTCAAGAATAGAAGGCGAGTAAAAGCCATGGGGCTTTTTAGAATGCCATAGTCCTAGAGCTGCAATGAGTCTGCTGGTTTTAGCACAGCAGTCCCCATGCCCACAGCTCATTGGAACACTCAGTATTGCTCATAGATACTCGTGTTTCAAGGCTGGGTAGACAGAGAGAAGAAGGGATGCAGCCAGTGGGCCAGTGCaagctgagagctgctggttttgttttcactcCTGGCCAGTACTGCAGCTACCAGGTTTAAGCATCTCCTTCCTTTCAAATTTTTTCCGGATGCAACATGAGAGCTCCCAAAGTTTATCTCAGACATTGAGATATGTGATAGCTGCAAAAGGCCAGGCGCTTGGCACGAGGCTGCCACATGCCCTGTGGTGTCCTGCACAGGACTCCCAAGCATGCGACAGCCTGGCAAGAGCAATGCCACGTGCCAAAACAGCCATTTTAGGATGTGTAAGATCTGTGTGTACCCTGTAACTCCTCTGAGAATTCCCTGTAAATACACCTAGCAGAAGGAGCACATATTGTCCATGCACCTTACAGAAATGCGTGTATGTGCCTGTCTGAGAAATGTGTCTACTAGTGCtgaatgtaaatattttctaaattttgCCAGAACAGCAGAAAATGCAATTAAACCAAGGTGTTCACAGGGATAGAGAACatctcctatgaagacaggttgagagagttgggattgttcagcctggctgctctgaggaGACTTTAGAGCAGTATCTGAAGGGCCTGCGGGAGAACTGGAGaaagactttttacaagggcatgtagtgacaggacaaggggaaatctGACAGAGAGTATGTTCAGGTGatatattaagaagaaattcctTAGTGCAAGGGTGATGAGACTGGAACACATTGCccaaagaagctgtggatgccccatctctggaagtgttcaaaggttggatggggctttgagcaaacTGATCTATCCTGgtcatccctgcccatgggaggggGATTGGAACTAGATAATCATCAAGGTCCCTTCTAATCGAAACCATCTAGTGATTCCACGATTTTTTGTGTGTAAAATTGTGGCTTAATTCCTTACTCTGGTAGGGGCATAAAGAGAGTTAGTAGTGGTATGGTAATTCGATAACTGGATGTCTGTAAGAATCTGGTGAAATCTATGTGAATATTCTGGCGGGTAGTTGAATATTCTGGTGGATATTTGGATGTCCTGGTGGCTATATGAGCACGGGTGTGTGTGCGGGTGCAGCGCGGGGTACAGGGACACTCCGCGGTCCCGGCGGAATGGGCGGCCCGGGCCCTGCTCCGCCCCCGCTGGCCCGCAGGGGGCGCGCGCCCGCCTCGGCCGCGCTCAGCGCCCGCCCCGCTGGGCCCGGGGATCCGGGGCCGCCGCGGGGGCTCCGATCGCTCTCCTCAGGCGGGGATGGCGGCGGAGGACGAGGCGGAGCTGAGCCTGCTGGAGTGCCGGGTGTGCTTCGAGCCGTACGGCCCCGACGGGCAGCGGCGGCCGCTCAACCTGCCCTGCGGGCACGTCCTCTGCCGGGGCTGCGTGGGGGCCCTGGCCGGCGCCGAGCGCCAGAGGTTGGAGTGTCCCTTCTGCCGGCGGCTCTGCGGGCCCGCCGAGACCAGCGAGTGCcgcccgctgctgcagctgctggagctcctgggcCCCGCCGGCGGCGGCCTCGCCTCGGCCCTGGGCAGGAGCGGCGGCGggacggcggcggcggcccccgcggggctcgggctgcggCTGTGCCTGGGGGGCTGGGGGTCGCTGGTGAACCCCACAGGGGTGGCGGCCTGCCCCGGCTCGGGCCGCCTGGCAGTGGCACACGACGGCAAGAAGAGGATCCACGTCTTCGGGCCGAGCGGGTTCTGCCTGCGGCGGTTCGGGGAGCGAGGGGACGCGAACAACGACATCAAGTATGCGCTCGATGTGACGGTCACGTCGGACGGACACGTGGTGGTCACCGACGGCGGGGACTGCTCCGTGAAGGCCTTCGATTCTGAGGGAAGGGGGGTCCTGGCCGTCCGGGAAGGCTTCTGTTTGCCATGGGGCTTGGATGCCACCGCCAAGAGCGAAGTAATCCTGACCGACTCGGAGGCTGGCGCGCTGTACCGCTTGGCGGCCGACTTCCAAAGGGGGGAATTAAAGAAGTGTCAGATGATCCGGTCTCGGCTTGTCAGCCCCAGAGCTGTTGCTGTCTGCCAGAGCTCGGGTGCTGTCGTGGTGGTAGAGCACCTGAAAGCTCGAGGAGCGAGCAAGGGCAGCAGCCGAGTGACGATATTCAGTGCGGAGATGGATCTCATCGGCCAGATGGACAGCTTCGGTCTGAACCTCGTTTTCCCCTCCAGAATATATGCTACGGCTGTGGCCTTTGACAGAGAAGGTCGTGTTATAGTAACGGATGTTTGTAGCCAGGCTGTCATATGCTTAGGGAAACCTGAGGAATTTCCCAGCTTTAACCCTCTAATTAGCCACGGGCTTTCTTATCCTGTCGGACTGACTTACACGGCTAACAATTCCCTCGTCGTTTTAGACAGTGGTGATCATTCAGTGAAAGTATATAGCTCTACCTGAGTGGGCTTAAATGCTTCCTGCTGCAGGCTCAAGCTGCTTCTGGCCATAAAGCGTGCGGAGTTCTGGAGTTTGTAGGAGTGGAGGGAGGAGGCGGTTTTCGAGCTTTGAGTGTGAAATCACCCTCTGACCAACTCGCAGTGCTTCCTGCAAAACTTGTGTCACGTCCCTTGCCTACCTGTGGGAGAGGACCTG from Agelaius phoeniceus isolate bAgePho1 chromosome 1, bAgePho1.hap1, whole genome shotgun sequence includes these protein-coding regions:
- the NHLRC1 gene encoding E3 ubiquitin-protein ligase NHLRC1, which encodes MAAEDEAELSLLECRVCFEPYGPDGQRRPLNLPCGHVLCRGCVGALAGAERQRLECPFCRRLCGPAETSECRPLLQLLELLGPAGGGLASALGRSGGGTAAAAPAGLGLRLCLGGWGSLVNPTGVAACPGSGRLAVAHDGKKRIHVFGPSGFCLRRFGERGDANNDIKYALDVTVTSDGHVVVTDGGDCSVKAFDSEGRGVLAVREGFCLPWGLDATAKSEVILTDSEAGALYRLAADFQRGELKKCQMIRSRLVSPRAVAVCQSSGAVVVVEHLKARGASKGSSRVTIFSAEMDLIGQMDSFGLNLVFPSRIYATAVAFDREGRVIVTDVCSQAVICLGKPEEFPSFNPLISHGLSYPVGLTYTANNSLVVLDSGDHSVKVYSST